CATCGCCCCTGATCATGAGATCGAGCGCCAGCGGGATATACGGGATCGCCACCGAATAGTACATCGAGTCGAACAGCAGGCTCACGATGTCGGCGCTGGTCAATTCCTCGTAGCCCTCGCCCACGTCGGCATACGTGCCGATGCCGCTCTCGAGGAATGTGTAGAACCTCGTCTTGAGGTCGGGGAACGCTTCGCCGCACTGTGGATCGTTCGCGCAGCGTTCGAGCAGCGCATTGATCTGCTGATAGCCGTACAGGGCTTGCAGCTCGAAGCCGTCGACCTGCGGCGGATACGGCGAATCGAGCACAACCGCGCGGATCACCTGCGGCGCGTCGCGCATGGCGGTCATGGCGACGCGCGTGCCGTAGCTGATCCCGTACAAGTTGACCTGCTCCAGCCCGAGCGCCCGCACCACAACCGGGAGGTCGCGGGCCGTCTGTGCGCTGTTGTAAGCGCCGAGGTCGATGTCGTCGCGCAGCAACCGGTCGCGGCAGGCGCGTTCGTAGACGGCGAAATCAACTTCGTCAACGTCGAACGGATAGTCGTAGTTCCAGCAGAACAGGCCCGGCTCGCTGAAGCCGGTGCCGCGTTGATCGAGCAAGATCAGGTCGCGCTGCTGTGTGAGCGGATGGTCGACCCACACGTCGAGGCCCCACACCGCGCTGCCGCCCGGCCCGCCTTCCAGATACAGTATCGGATCAGGGTACTTGACCGGGTCGCTCGCGCGCAGGACCGCCACGGCAAGCCGGATCTGTTTCCCGTCCGGCACTTCGTGGCGTTCGGGCACGGTCACATACCCGCAGTCGACCACGGTGAACGCCGGAACCGGCACCGGGCAGCGAATTGGCTCGAACGCCGGCGTAGACTGTGCCATGGCGGGGCTCGCAGCGAGGACGATCAGTGTGATGAGAAGTAGACCGAAGCGCAAGGTGCCCTACAACTTTCCCATGCAGAAGAATGCGTAGTCCTGAGGAAATGTCTTGACGCCGTGGCGCGACAGCAGCATGAGTATCTGCGCGCGGTGATCCGTACCGTGGTTGACGATGTGTGTCAGGATTTGCCACAACGTGAGGGTATCGGGCTTATCAGGCGTATCGAACGGCTTGGTCGGCAGCATGTCGTCGGTCAGCCCGGCGAGGTACTCGCGGACTTTCGCCTCGACCCGTTCGCGTTCGGCCTGAATGACGTCGCGTTTGTAATAGTGTACGGGGTTGAGGAACCCCGGCACTTCTTCACCGCGCAGGCCGCTGAACCAGCGGTCGTCAACGTTGAACTGATGCACGACGTGGTTGCGGATCGACCCGATCCCGTACTCGACCTGTTCGGTGAACTGTGCGTCGGTCAGCGGCAGCACGCACTCCGTCCACAGGCGGTTGTTTGCGCGGAAGTGATAGTCGAACAGATGGCGAAACGCATCGGCGGTCATGGTCGTCCTCCACCCTCAATCGTACCGGATTCTTGGCGTAACGAAACAAAAGACGTGCACGCGCTCAGGCCAGTTGCGCCCAACCGAGAGTGTAACACATTTGTTCTATGCCGGTTTGGGTGCTGTATCACCGCGTGACAACCGGAAACGAGCACGATAAAATAGCACATCCGTTTGGATTCTCTGTGCGACCTTATGGCCTACGAAACCCCCGACCACATCCGGCAGATACTGCGCACCCTGCCCAGCAAGCCCGGTTGTTACCTGATGAAGGACAGCACCGGTCACATCATCTATGTGGGCAAGGCCAAGGCGCTCAAGAACCGCGTGCCGAATTACTTCACTAAGCACGCCGACCATACGCCCAAAACGCTCAAGATGCGCGCGCTGGTCCACGACATCGAGGTGATCGTCACCGAGACCGAAGTGCAGGCACTGATCCTCGAAGAGACGCTCATCAAGCAGCATCAGCCGCGCTACAACATCCTGCTCAAAGACGACAAGCGCTACCCGTACATCCGCGTGACGTGGCAGCACGCCTTCCCGAAGGTCGAGACGACGCGGCGGGTGGTCAAGGACGGGTCGCGCTACTTCGGCCCGTACGCAGCGATGTGGGCGGTACAGAACACGCTGCGCGTGCTGCGCAAGGCCTTCCCTTATCTCACCTGCGACCGCACGATCACCGGCAACGACGAGCGCGCCTGCCTGTTCTGGGACATCGGGTTGTGCAACGCGCCATGCATCGGGAAGGTGAACCAAGAGGAATACCGGGCGATGATCGCCGAGCTGATGGACGTGCTGAGCGGCAAGTCCGAGCGCGTCATGGCCCGCTTGACGAAAGCGATGGATGCCGCCTCCGAGGCGCTTCAGTTCGAGCGCGCCGCCGTGCTGCGCGACCAGCTCAAGGCGATCGAATACATCACCCAGCGCCACCGTGCGGTCAGCCCGCAGATGACCGACCACGACGTGATCGCCATCGCGCGCGACGACAAGACCGCCGTGGTGCAAATCCTGTTCATCCGCAACGGCAAACTGATCGGCAGCGACCACCGCAGTCTGGAGCACTTCGAGGACGAGACCGACAGCGAGGTGCTGGAGCAGTTCCTGACGCAGTTCTATAGCACGACTCAGGAAATCCCGCGCGAGATCATCCTGCCCGACGAGGTCGAAGAGGCGCGCATCATCGAGCGTTGGCTGTCGGATCGGCGCTCCGGCGCGAAGGTGCAGATCACCGTGCCCAAGCGCGGCAACAAGATCGACCTGATCGGCATGGCGCGCGAAAATGCGTCCGAGGCGCTGCGCATGATGAAGGCACAGTGGGAGGCCGACACCACCAAACACGAGCAGGCGATGGCAGAGCTTCAGGAGGCGCTCACCCTGCCCAAGCCGCCCAACCGCATC
The sequence above is a segment of the Candidatus Flexicrinis affinis genome. Coding sequences within it:
- a CDS encoding alpha/beta fold hydrolase codes for the protein MAQSTPAFEPIRCPVPVPAFTVVDCGYVTVPERHEVPDGKQIRLAVAVLRASDPVKYPDPILYLEGGPGGSAVWGLDVWVDHPLTQQRDLILLDQRGTGFSEPGLFCWNYDYPFDVDEVDFAVYERACRDRLLRDDIDLGAYNSAQTARDLPVVVRALGLEQVNLYGISYGTRVAMTAMRDAPQVIRAVVLDSPYPPQVDGFELQALYGYQQINALLERCANDPQCGEAFPDLKTRFYTFLESGIGTYADVGEGYEELTSADIVSLLFDSMYYSVAIPYIPLALDLMIRGDGTFFGEVAAGYIGPSTSGDDGERFELLYELADDIAFAYSGFDDFDAFLDFLYELDDDERIELYRTAIDETSDDEYFELIGLYLGADTIEQTEAYMAGLNDDEYFRVVEGLIGTLALGYTDVGDSDATFNSVHCVEEVPFNSYEEAEALSASLPQAVKDGLLEGALNQFETCSYWGVTAAGAIEAQPVQSAIPTLVLAGEFDPITPPVWALEAAVGLSAAQVVIIPGAGHSVIDSGECAQALGITFLNNPTAALDASCANNFTVPWVVR
- a CDS encoding DinB family protein; protein product: MTADAFRHLFDYHFRANNRLWTECVLPLTDAQFTEQVEYGIGSIRNHVVHQFNVDDRWFSGLRGEEVPGFLNPVHYYKRDVIQAERERVEAKVREYLAGLTDDMLPTKPFDTPDKPDTLTLWQILTHIVNHGTDHRAQILMLLSRHGVKTFPQDYAFFCMGKL
- the uvrC gene encoding excinuclease ABC subunit UvrC, producing the protein MAYETPDHIRQILRTLPSKPGCYLMKDSTGHIIYVGKAKALKNRVPNYFTKHADHTPKTLKMRALVHDIEVIVTETEVQALILEETLIKQHQPRYNILLKDDKRYPYIRVTWQHAFPKVETTRRVVKDGSRYFGPYAAMWAVQNTLRVLRKAFPYLTCDRTITGNDERACLFWDIGLCNAPCIGKVNQEEYRAMIAELMDVLSGKSERVMARLTKAMDAASEALQFERAAVLRDQLKAIEYITQRHRAVSPQMTDHDVIAIARDDKTAVVQILFIRNGKLIGSDHRSLEHFEDETDSEVLEQFLTQFYSTTQEIPREIILPDEVEEARIIERWLSDRRSGAKVQITVPKRGNKIDLIGMARENASEALRMMKAQWEADTTKHEQAMAELQEALTLPKPPNRIECYDISTTQGTAIVASRVVFLQGTPAKGEYRRFNIRTVDHAGSDDYQSMREALMRRFSRWQTLKDEPPVHVPGKEDRDATWRTLPDLLLIDGGKGQLGVAYEVLSAFDLLDKVPVASLAKQFEEIYLPGKPIPVILPRQSQALYLVQRVRDEAHRFAITSHRNRRDKAGMASLLDGVPGIGPNKRKALLAAFDNSISAIRSASVEELATVKGINKKLAEQIKAVL